Proteins co-encoded in one Geovibrio ferrireducens genomic window:
- a CDS encoding 1,4-dihydroxy-6-naphthoate synthase yields the protein MNFNIGISTCPNDTFIFGALLEGHIKTPHSFSVFMDDIEVLNNKALNRELDIVKVSYGMLPLVLDDYSVLKAGGALGFGCGPLVVAAAETDLSSAKGSVIAIPGIHTSAFRFFRHFFGEDYNFIEMRFDEIMPAVKEGRVTAGVVIHEGRFVYRQEGLVKLCDLGELWEEKYKAPIPLGAILIRKEYASYADEINGLIRESINFAKTRYPEIEQYIKKHAQELNNTVIKSHIDLYVNDYSSDMSQAVHGLCGFLGCKPEDFI from the coding sequence ATGAACTTTAACATCGGCATATCCACATGCCCTAATGATACATTCATATTCGGGGCGCTTCTTGAGGGGCATATAAAGACCCCTCACAGCTTCTCTGTGTTTATGGATGATATAGAAGTGCTTAACAATAAAGCACTTAACCGTGAGCTCGATATAGTTAAGGTCTCATACGGAATGCTCCCGCTGGTGCTGGACGACTATTCAGTGCTTAAGGCTGGCGGTGCTTTGGGCTTCGGCTGCGGACCTTTGGTAGTGGCGGCAGCGGAGACTGACTTATCATCAGCCAAAGGCTCTGTAATAGCCATTCCCGGAATACATACAAGCGCATTCAGGTTCTTCAGGCACTTTTTCGGTGAGGATTATAATTTCATTGAAATGCGTTTTGATGAAATCATGCCCGCAGTAAAAGAGGGCAGGGTAACCGCCGGAGTGGTGATACATGAGGGCAGGTTTGTCTACAGACAGGAAGGGCTTGTGAAGCTCTGTGATCTGGGCGAACTCTGGGAGGAGAAGTACAAGGCTCCGATACCTTTGGGTGCGATACTCATCAGGAAAGAATATGCCTCATACGCTGATGAAATAAACGGACTCATCAGGGAATCCATAAACTTTGCAAAGACAAGATACCCGGAGATCGAGCAATACATTAAAAAACATGCGCAAGAGCTTAATAATACAGTGATAAAAAGCCATATTGACCTTTACGTCAACGATTATTCCAGTGATATGTCGCAGGCGGTTCACGGGCTGTGCGGTTTTCTCGGCTGCAAGCCGGAGGATTTTATTTGA
- a CDS encoding SphA family protein: protein MLSRNIFTTFINAGKISAALCLLLLACTFSPANAQDYALGSEGIKAASIPGPGFYYVMYNQYYFSDQFRDSSGDKIDNSPEIKTFANVHRFIWMTKKKFLGADYGMNLIIPAVYADIQTTAGNDDTFNIGDTTIEPLTLAWHGKRYDAVFGVAMYIPTGEYSKSDLANTGSDHYTLMTTSGVTFYPDEEKLWSISVLGRHEKHFENRELDITYGDDLNLEWGIGRIIGTFDVGVSGYAHWQVTDDSGSDVSWDKSVHDKKFGIGPEINAFVPMINGQIKVKYYKEFDSKDSTEGNALWMTFSTKL, encoded by the coding sequence ATGTTATCGAGAAACATATTCACAACTTTTATAAATGCCGGAAAAATATCGGCTGCGCTCTGCCTGCTTTTACTGGCATGCACTTTTTCACCCGCAAATGCGCAGGATTATGCCCTTGGCTCTGAAGGTATCAAAGCAGCCAGTATACCGGGGCCGGGCTTTTACTACGTTATGTACAACCAGTACTATTTTTCAGATCAATTCAGAGACAGCAGCGGTGACAAAATTGACAACTCACCTGAGATAAAAACATTTGCGAATGTCCACCGTTTCATATGGATGACAAAAAAGAAATTCCTTGGCGCTGATTACGGAATGAATCTTATAATTCCTGCTGTTTATGCTGATATTCAAACCACTGCCGGCAATGACGATACATTTAACATAGGTGACACGACAATCGAACCTCTGACTCTTGCATGGCACGGCAAAAGGTATGACGCTGTCTTCGGAGTTGCCATGTATATCCCGACCGGAGAGTACAGCAAATCGGACTTAGCAAATACAGGCAGTGACCACTATACGCTGATGACAACATCCGGCGTAACCTTTTATCCGGATGAGGAAAAATTATGGAGCATCTCTGTTTTGGGCAGACATGAGAAACACTTTGAAAACAGGGAGCTCGATATTACCTATGGAGATGACCTGAACCTGGAGTGGGGAATAGGGCGGATAATAGGAACTTTCGATGTTGGTGTTTCCGGTTATGCTCATTGGCAGGTTACTGATGATTCCGGTTCGGATGTATCATGGGACAAATCTGTCCATGATAAAAAATTCGGAATAGGTCCGGAGATCAACGCTTTCGTTCCCATGATCAACGGCCAAATAAAAGTAAAATACTACAAAGAGTTTGACTCAAAAGATTCAACAGAAGGCAATGCTCTCTGGATGACATTCTCAACAAAGCTTTAG
- a CDS encoding MFS transporter, producing the protein MFMQNKLQKQKFLILFAVNFLITLAFAANDALFPLFYNEFYSHGVMFGFAFAFYAASKILFSPLAGSVIDRYGPRTVLFYAVALFTVVSVMFNLAQDEKVILILRVFQGIACAVFRPVIYCLLEFSEKQKGKAIGIFDLSFYSAVAAAPLIGSIIVEKAGFSHLFLFIMICCLLSFSLAFLIGKTKETPVIKAKKILCKKAAVSILMIYIFCRAWGISAITVFLPIYLSGQSVSVKEIGLALSLSAAVTALFLPFTGRLADYFHKELLITCGGVAVSLLLIATVLVNSYVHLLAVLLFSGVFSAVSQPACTALLFEHSEAGSRGSIIGHFNMFMGLGFACSPVFSSILLKYAGIKSVFVFSGLMGLVSAIAFCLITYSRTSAQNLWNAGKAAGT; encoded by the coding sequence ATGTTTATGCAGAATAAGTTGCAAAAGCAGAAGTTTCTGATACTTTTTGCTGTAAATTTTTTAATCACACTGGCTTTTGCCGCAAATGATGCGCTTTTTCCATTGTTCTATAATGAGTTTTATTCGCACGGAGTGATGTTTGGGTTTGCTTTTGCTTTTTATGCTGCATCAAAAATACTATTTTCGCCGCTGGCAGGCAGTGTTATTGACAGATACGGTCCGCGAACAGTTCTTTTTTACGCAGTTGCGCTGTTTACCGTGGTTTCGGTCATGTTCAACTTGGCGCAGGATGAAAAAGTAATTTTAATATTAAGAGTGTTTCAGGGAATCGCGTGTGCTGTATTTCGCCCTGTAATATACTGTCTGCTTGAGTTTTCAGAAAAGCAAAAAGGAAAAGCTATCGGTATCTTTGACTTATCGTTTTATTCTGCCGTTGCAGCAGCACCTTTGATCGGCAGTATTATTGTCGAAAAAGCCGGATTCAGCCATTTATTTTTATTTATAATGATTTGTTGTTTATTAAGTTTTTCACTTGCCTTTCTCATAGGCAAAACTAAAGAAACACCCGTTATCAAAGCAAAAAAAATACTCTGTAAAAAAGCGGCTGTCAGTATTTTAATGATTTATATCTTTTGCAGGGCATGGGGAATCTCCGCCATCACGGTTTTTCTTCCAATATACCTTAGCGGACAATCTGTATCAGTCAAAGAAATAGGCTTGGCCTTAAGTTTGTCAGCGGCTGTAACGGCTTTATTCCTGCCTTTCACCGGGAGATTAGCGGATTATTTTCATAAAGAGCTGCTTATCACCTGCGGAGGAGTGGCTGTGTCGCTTCTGCTTATTGCGACTGTGTTAGTTAACAGTTATGTTCATCTGCTTGCCGTACTTCTTTTCAGCGGAGTATTCAGCGCTGTTTCACAGCCGGCCTGCACAGCCTTGCTGTTTGAACACAGCGAAGCAGGTTCAAGGGGCAGCATTATTGGACATTTTAATATGTTTATGGGGCTTGGATTTGCGTGCAGCCCTGTTTTTAGCTCAATACTCTTAAAATATGCCGGGATTAAATCAGTTTTTGTCTTTTCAGGGCTTATGGGATTAGTGTCAGCAATTGCTTTCTGTTTAATAACATACAGCAGAACTTCAGCGCAGAACCTATGGAACGCGGGCAAAGCCGCCGGAACATAA
- the purB gene encoding adenylosuccinate lyase, with protein sequence MDINTYSNPLNERYASKEMLYLFSPHKKFSTWRKLWIALAESEKELGLNITDEQIAEMKANVDNIDFAYAAEMERKFRHDVMAHVHTFGKVCPKAMPIIHLGATSAYVGDNTDLIVMKEAMVLMRKKLVSVMNNIARFAMKYKDMPALGFTHFQPAQLTTVGKRACLWLQDFMLDFEALEFAIENLRFRGVKGTTGTQASFLHLFEGDHDKVRRLDKTVSAKMDFDKVLTITGQTYTRKQDSRVLAALASLAESAHKMATDIRLLANLKEVEEPFEKNQIGSSAMAYKRNPMRSERVCSLSRHVIALSVNPYMTHATQWFERTLDDSANRRISNSEAFLTMDAVLELLYNITDGLVVYERMIHRRVMDELPFMATENIIMESVKRGGDRQELHEVIREASMEAGKRVKSEGLDNDLLDRLANHTGVPLTREEIDRLLEPSKFVGRAPEQVVDFIEGEVQPVLDKYKDCIGLDVDIKV encoded by the coding sequence ATGGACATTAACACCTATTCAAACCCTCTTAACGAGAGGTACGCAAGCAAAGAGATGCTTTATCTCTTCTCCCCTCACAAAAAATTCTCCACATGGAGAAAGCTTTGGATTGCTCTGGCAGAGTCAGAGAAGGAACTGGGGCTTAACATCACTGATGAGCAGATAGCCGAGATGAAGGCGAATGTTGATAATATAGATTTTGCCTATGCTGCTGAAATGGAAAGGAAATTCCGCCATGATGTTATGGCGCATGTCCACACCTTCGGCAAAGTATGCCCCAAGGCTATGCCTATAATCCACCTCGGCGCAACCAGCGCATATGTGGGCGACAATACTGACCTTATCGTGATGAAAGAGGCCATGGTTCTGATGCGCAAGAAACTTGTCAGCGTTATGAATAATATAGCCAGATTCGCGATGAAGTATAAAGACATGCCCGCACTCGGCTTCACCCACTTTCAGCCCGCTCAGCTTACCACTGTGGGCAAGCGTGCCTGCCTCTGGCTTCAGGATTTTATGCTGGATTTCGAAGCTCTGGAGTTCGCCATTGAAAACCTCCGCTTCCGCGGTGTTAAAGGAACCACAGGCACTCAGGCATCTTTCCTTCACCTCTTTGAAGGCGACCATGACAAAGTGCGCAGGCTGGACAAAACAGTTTCCGCTAAGATGGACTTTGATAAGGTTCTCACCATCACAGGGCAGACATACACCAGAAAGCAGGATTCAAGAGTTCTCGCCGCCCTCGCCTCCCTTGCGGAATCCGCACACAAGATGGCCACAGACATCAGGCTCCTTGCTAATCTCAAGGAGGTTGAGGAACCATTTGAAAAAAATCAGATAGGTTCCAGCGCAATGGCCTACAAGCGCAACCCAATGCGCAGCGAGCGCGTCTGCTCACTCTCAAGGCATGTGATAGCGCTCAGCGTGAACCCTTACATGACTCACGCCACACAGTGGTTTGAGCGTACTCTGGACGACTCCGCCAACAGAAGAATCAGTAATTCAGAGGCATTCCTCACCATGGATGCGGTTCTGGAACTGCTTTACAATATAACCGACGGCCTCGTGGTTTACGAAAGAATGATCCACAGGCGCGTAATGGACGAACTGCCCTTCATGGCGACTGAAAACATAATAATGGAATCTGTAAAGCGAGGCGGCGACAGGCAGGAACTGCACGAAGTCATCCGAGAGGCTTCCATGGAGGCCGGAAAACGGGTTAAATCCGAAGGGTTGGACAATGACCTGCTTGACAGGCTGGCAAACCACACAGGAGTGCCGCTCACCCGCGAGGAGATAGACAGGCTTCTGGAGCCGTCCAAGTTCGTAGGCAGAGCCCCTGAGCAGGTTGTGGACTTCATAGAAGGCGAGGTTCAGCCTGTGCTGGATAAATATAAGGACTGCATCGGTCTGGATGTGGATATAAAGGTTTAA
- a CDS encoding Crp/Fnr family transcriptional regulator, whose amino-acid sequence MAAFSFQDKHERSFIFSLVIPGRALADIDGLTRELVNVTDSVIRPSEVLSITYDVWQKHIGNNPELMLLYTKGVVAKEETHMEAMIANYTLSVPERLRVFLKVLLTSYNPEIKDGWNMLPIYLSHREYAQILGASEVTVCRTVVEMYEKKLMSRNKRNIYVHSSLFEDIYDWTEIQ is encoded by the coding sequence TTGGCAGCATTCTCATTTCAGGACAAGCACGAACGAAGCTTTATTTTCAGCTTAGTTATTCCCGGACGTGCACTTGCCGATATTGACGGTCTGACAAGAGAATTGGTCAATGTAACTGACAGTGTGATAAGACCTTCGGAAGTTTTAAGCATCACTTACGATGTATGGCAGAAACATATCGGCAATAATCCTGAGCTCATGCTCCTTTATACTAAGGGCGTGGTAGCAAAGGAGGAAACCCACATGGAAGCCATGATCGCAAACTATACTCTCAGTGTTCCGGAAAGACTGCGGGTATTCTTAAAAGTGCTTCTGACTTCGTATAATCCGGAAATTAAAGACGGCTGGAACATGCTCCCTATCTACCTTAGCCACAGGGAATACGCACAGATACTCGGAGCATCGGAAGTCACGGTTTGCCGCACGGTTGTTGAAATGTATGAGAAGAAATTAATGAGCAGAAACAAACGGAATATCTACGTTCATTCGTCACTCTTTGAAGACATATACGATTGGACCGAAATACAGTAG
- the ptsP gene encoding phosphoenolpyruvate--protein phosphotransferase — MAMRKIELLLEISNIILDAESMEDVLTRTVTHLRRGLGSDVCSVYLLSKFKKDTLTLMATDGLSPSAVGNVTMKTSEGLTGLSFTSGEYTFIRNATKHPGFNYFPGINEEPFHTYIGVPLKGRSHTIGVLVFQFQKDKKNTDAMKALIKAAAAQVSTIMMKHYLYEPHNDDDMYEGEISIRGIPLSGGIAIGSPAMVLSRFVEKNTGVLDVVLELSELENAFLKTKADLIKLIDDLDKNGDSIDSEIFQTHLLMLEDSMFREDIKRHVSEHRKSAAFSVRHVADKVIKRFMSIPDRYLRERAGDIEDISKRLLSHLGVMKRDVELGENSILIADALTPGETASLDLEKVTGFITSKDGATSHTAILAKSRHIPAVSGVKKLSEFMEVAETIILDGDSGEIFINPTPERLKEYIEKINNIKQKPDLGEADPNIILPNGERVYFYANVSSLLDAERARSLKADGIGLVRTEIFYLQNPAGFGFGEQVKTYEEILSMFPGDVVFRLFDIGADKKSNLEIPEDNPALGNRGIRLLLDSKRMLEEQLRALIEVYSSYPSLKIMVPFVSTPEELRDVVLLGRQIAEERGVKAPSFGTMIEIPSAVFYIEELAEYCDFFSIGSNDLFQYFFAVDRTNPAVSSLYPTNNKAFLALLEHIYQRVAKTGRKLEICGEIAADERILSHLIKTGYRIFSLNPYVINDLRHFVRNTLC, encoded by the coding sequence ATGGCTATGAGAAAAATTGAACTTCTGCTTGAAATCAGCAATATCATTCTTGATGCGGAAAGCATGGAAGATGTCCTTACCAGAACCGTAACTCATCTCCGGCGCGGTCTGGGCAGTGATGTATGCTCTGTTTACCTTTTAAGCAAGTTCAAGAAGGACACTCTGACTCTCATGGCGACAGACGGCCTCAGCCCCTCTGCGGTGGGCAATGTCACCATGAAAACCTCAGAAGGACTAACAGGTCTCAGTTTCACAAGCGGTGAGTACACATTCATCAGAAACGCCACCAAACACCCCGGATTCAACTACTTCCCCGGCATAAACGAAGAGCCTTTTCATACTTATATAGGTGTGCCGCTCAAAGGACGCTCACACACCATAGGTGTTCTGGTTTTCCAGTTTCAGAAGGATAAAAAAAATACCGATGCGATGAAAGCGCTGATCAAAGCAGCAGCAGCGCAGGTTTCCACCATAATGATGAAGCATTATCTCTATGAACCTCATAATGATGATGATATGTACGAAGGCGAAATCAGCATCCGCGGTATACCGCTCTCAGGCGGAATAGCCATAGGTTCTCCGGCGATGGTGCTTTCAAGGTTCGTGGAGAAAAACACTGGGGTTCTGGATGTTGTGCTGGAACTCAGCGAGCTTGAGAATGCCTTTCTCAAAACAAAGGCTGATCTAATTAAGCTTATTGATGATCTTGATAAAAACGGCGACAGTATAGATTCTGAAATATTCCAGACACACCTGCTCATGCTGGAGGACAGCATGTTCAGAGAAGATATTAAAAGGCATGTGTCCGAGCACAGAAAGAGCGCCGCATTCAGTGTGCGCCACGTTGCCGATAAGGTCATAAAGAGATTTATGTCCATCCCTGACAGATACTTAAGGGAGAGGGCAGGGGATATTGAAGACATCTCCAAGCGCCTTCTCAGCCATCTGGGTGTTATGAAAAGGGATGTGGAACTTGGAGAAAACAGCATCCTGATTGCGGATGCGCTCACTCCCGGCGAAACAGCGTCCCTTGATTTAGAAAAGGTTACAGGCTTCATCACCTCAAAGGACGGTGCAACAAGCCACACAGCGATACTGGCAAAAAGCAGACACATACCTGCGGTAAGCGGCGTAAAAAAGCTTTCCGAGTTTATGGAAGTAGCCGAAACTATCATCCTTGACGGCGACAGCGGGGAGATTTTCATTAACCCCACTCCGGAGAGATTGAAGGAATATATAGAAAAAATAAATAATATCAAACAAAAGCCGGATCTCGGCGAAGCTGACCCGAATATAATACTCCCTAACGGGGAAAGAGTGTACTTTTACGCCAATGTCTCCAGCCTTCTGGATGCGGAAAGGGCACGCAGCCTCAAAGCTGACGGAATAGGGCTTGTGCGTACTGAGATTTTTTACCTCCAGAATCCTGCGGGCTTCGGTTTCGGGGAACAGGTGAAAACCTATGAGGAAATCCTCTCAATGTTTCCCGGAGATGTTGTTTTCAGGCTGTTTGACATAGGCGCGGATAAGAAAAGCAATCTGGAAATTCCCGAAGACAACCCGGCACTGGGCAACAGAGGGATAAGGCTTCTTCTGGACAGCAAACGTATGCTTGAGGAGCAGCTCAGGGCGCTTATCGAGGTATATTCGTCATACCCGTCGCTTAAGATAATGGTTCCGTTCGTCTCCACTCCGGAGGAACTGCGGGATGTGGTGCTCCTCGGCAGACAGATAGCCGAGGAAAGAGGCGTTAAGGCTCCCTCCTTTGGAACCATGATAGAGATTCCCTCTGCGGTGTTTTATATCGAAGAACTGGCTGAATACTGCGACTTTTTCAGTATAGGCTCTAACGATCTGTTTCAGTATTTCTTTGCTGTGGACAGAACCAACCCGGCGGTCAGCTCATTATATCCCACTAATAATAAAGCATTTCTGGCTCTTCTTGAGCATATATACCAGAGAGTGGCAAAGACAGGGCGAAAGCTTGAAATCTGCGGCGAAATAGCAGCGGACGAGCGCATACTCAGCCACCTGATAAAAACCGGATACAGGATTTTCAGTCTGAACCCTTATGTTATTAATGATTTAAGACACTTTGTAAGGAATACTCTCTGCTGA
- a CDS encoding MlaD family protein, whose amino-acid sequence MKAGLEAKVGAFVIICFALIGFMSLKAGSFSVGSHKGMEIKAELRNAAGLTADSAVMFNGVEVGKVTSVKLVNGKPIVTMVIDKQYEIPSNVILAVRSSGFLGEKYAELQMKSDEFIGMLQKDDVIRESASSTDFDELGNKLGDIAGDVKEITSALKEVLATAEAKDHMKMTLENVRYTTDMLREILAQNEMRVNAIMRNVESLTGSLNSIAVGNQQNMNEIIANIRLITEDLRMQTPVIAENLKNVTGDIDDIVGGNKSDINDTIKSLRAVTAKLETTVDNMNDITGQIKSGEGTVGKLIYDNKTIDNMNETLTSLKNTMGKLDKMKVYLSFEGQHNFEESENKGAFRLRLVPSDKRYYLLGLETHPNGRDSTTKVSRKYTQPGYGEHSQDYAYTETVNKDELTFTAMYAHRFFENFYFRIGLMESDFGVGADIYPIPKNKNFEIKLDVYDFPDKDEDRNANVKAYAKYKFLENFFVTGGVENIANSDTRTLFLGGGVEFNDDDLKYLLGSIPSF is encoded by the coding sequence ATGAAAGCAGGACTGGAAGCCAAGGTTGGCGCCTTTGTAATCATATGCTTTGCATTGATAGGTTTTATGTCCCTTAAGGCCGGCTCATTTTCAGTGGGCAGTCACAAAGGCATGGAAATAAAAGCGGAGCTCCGCAACGCCGCAGGTCTCACGGCGGATTCCGCTGTTATGTTCAACGGTGTTGAGGTCGGCAAGGTCACATCAGTGAAGCTTGTAAACGGAAAGCCCATTGTTACCATGGTGATAGACAAACAATATGAAATTCCCTCAAATGTCATACTCGCTGTACGCTCAAGCGGCTTCCTCGGTGAAAAATACGCCGAACTCCAGATGAAAAGCGATGAGTTTATCGGAATGCTGCAAAAAGATGATGTGATAAGGGAATCTGCAAGCTCCACGGATTTTGACGAACTCGGAAACAAACTGGGTGATATAGCGGGGGATGTAAAGGAGATAACATCCGCGCTGAAAGAGGTTCTCGCCACGGCAGAAGCTAAAGATCATATGAAGATGACCCTTGAAAATGTACGCTATACAACAGATATGCTCCGCGAAATCCTCGCTCAGAACGAGATGCGCGTAAACGCCATAATGCGCAATGTTGAATCACTCACAGGCTCGCTCAACAGCATTGCTGTGGGCAACCAGCAGAATATGAATGAAATAATAGCCAACATCCGCCTGATAACGGAAGATCTGCGGATGCAGACCCCGGTTATAGCAGAGAACCTCAAAAATGTTACAGGCGACATTGACGATATAGTCGGCGGCAACAAAAGCGACATAAATGATACGATAAAAAGCCTCCGCGCCGTCACAGCAAAGCTTGAAACCACTGTGGACAACATGAACGACATCACCGGACAGATAAAATCCGGTGAAGGCACTGTGGGCAAGCTTATCTATGACAACAAAACCATTGATAACATGAACGAGACGCTCACAAGCCTTAAAAACACCATGGGCAAGCTTGACAAAATGAAAGTCTATCTCTCATTTGAAGGGCAGCATAACTTTGAGGAGAGCGAGAACAAAGGCGCATTCAGGCTCAGACTTGTCCCTAGTGATAAGAGATACTACCTCCTCGGACTTGAAACACATCCGAACGGCAGGGACAGCACTACAAAAGTGTCCCGCAAATACACTCAGCCGGGCTACGGTGAGCATTCGCAGGATTATGCTTACACAGAAACAGTCAACAAAGATGAGCTTACATTCACAGCAATGTATGCCCACAGGTTCTTTGAGAATTTCTATTTCCGCATAGGGCTTATGGAGTCTGATTTCGGCGTGGGGGCGGATATTTACCCTATACCCAAAAACAAAAACTTCGAGATAAAGCTTGATGTTTACGATTTCCCCGACAAGGACGAAGACAGAAATGCCAACGTAAAAGCATACGCGAAGTATAAATTCTTAGAAAACTTCTTTGTGACCGGCGGCGTGGAAAACATAGCAAACAGCGACACGAGAACGCTTTTCCTCGGCGGCGGCGTTGAGTTTAATGATGATGACCTCAAGTACCTGCTGGGAAGTATTCCGTCATTTTAA
- a CDS encoding FAD-dependent oxidoreductase, translating to MLRNLFIYFVMIALCATSAFAAPKRQIIETDVVVVDSGLAGLSAAAVAAENGLKVYLIEKMPTLGGAAPFVEGTFAVESYMQRQSSDRITTDQAWNMAMEFSHWKANGAVLRALINRSAENVDWMKERGVVFEKVHTVIYNGPKTWHLFHEGSGATAVKTLVDIIHKSGNKTMTETAGKKLITDGKGNVVGIVAENTDSGDEIEFRTKGGVILCTGGFANNLNMMKKYIANAEQLVAGPKAGRAGDGINMAMAVGAGTESMGSLLVLGGIPIGQDPNQTLTDTTPLGQITSVLRQPLLWVSKAGNRFFNEQHSSDWTVSQNAIERVGKRYFVVMDQNTVNELKTSGTLMPYSDWVPAGTKLNLIDDGIREGEKKGYAFKADTIDALAKKIGVPAENLKKTVADINKFTEYNYDEVFGKDRRFLRKVENGPFYAVEGEPSFMSTIGGVRINANMQAVTDDDTPISGLYAAGIDAGGMFGDTYDLIMPGSLSSYAATGGRIAAEHIAVKLGKIKK from the coding sequence ATGTTGCGTAATTTATTCATTTATTTTGTGATGATAGCACTATGTGCAACATCTGCTTTTGCGGCGCCTAAGCGTCAGATTATCGAAACGGATGTTGTTGTCGTCGATTCAGGCCTTGCCGGGCTTTCTGCTGCTGCTGTTGCAGCGGAGAACGGTCTGAAGGTTTATCTCATTGAGAAGATGCCCACACTCGGTGGCGCAGCTCCGTTTGTTGAAGGAACATTTGCCGTTGAAAGCTATATGCAGAGGCAGTCTTCAGACAGGATTACAACAGATCAGGCATGGAATATGGCAATGGAGTTCAGCCACTGGAAAGCAAACGGCGCAGTTCTCAGAGCATTAATTAACCGCTCAGCGGAAAATGTGGACTGGATGAAAGAGCGCGGGGTAGTCTTTGAAAAAGTTCACACAGTAATATACAACGGCCCGAAGACCTGGCATTTGTTTCATGAAGGCTCAGGCGCTACAGCCGTTAAAACCCTTGTTGATATAATCCATAAATCAGGCAACAAGACAATGACAGAAACAGCAGGGAAAAAACTCATTACGGACGGCAAAGGTAATGTCGTCGGGATAGTTGCAGAAAATACCGACAGCGGTGATGAGATTGAGTTCCGCACAAAAGGCGGTGTAATTCTCTGCACAGGCGGGTTTGCAAATAACCTGAATATGATGAAAAAATACATCGCAAACGCTGAACAGCTTGTAGCAGGCCCCAAAGCCGGACGTGCAGGTGATGGGATAAACATGGCAATGGCTGTTGGTGCAGGTACAGAGAGTATGGGTTCCCTGTTGGTGCTGGGCGGCATTCCCATAGGTCAGGATCCTAACCAGACTCTTACTGATACAACACCGCTCGGACAGATAACAAGTGTTCTCCGTCAGCCGCTTCTTTGGGTAAGCAAAGCCGGTAACCGCTTCTTTAATGAGCAGCACTCATCTGACTGGACAGTTTCTCAGAATGCAATTGAACGTGTCGGAAAAAGATATTTCGTCGTTATGGATCAGAACACTGTTAATGAGCTCAAAACATCAGGAACTTTAATGCCTTACAGTGACTGGGTTCCCGCAGGGACAAAACTCAATCTTATTGATGACGGTATTAGGGAAGGTGAGAAAAAAGGCTACGCTTTCAAAGCCGATACTATAGATGCCCTTGCAAAAAAAATAGGGGTTCCTGCCGAAAATCTTAAAAAAACTGTCGCAGATATTAACAAATTCACTGAATATAACTATGATGAGGTATTCGGGAAAGACAGAAGATTTCTCCGCAAAGTAGAAAATGGTCCTTTTTATGCAGTTGAAGGTGAACCGTCATTCATGAGTACAATAGGCGGTGTAAGGATTAACGCCAATATGCAGGCTGTCACAGATGATGACACTCCCATAAGCGGTCTTTACGCAGCTGGTATAGATGCCGGAGGCATGTTCGGTGATACTTATGATCTTATAATGCCCGGTTCCCTGTCAAGCTATGCGGCAACAGGCGGCAGAATCGCTGCGGAGCATATTGCTGTAAAACTTGGTAAAATTAAAAAATAA
- a CDS encoding cytochrome c3 family protein — protein sequence MFNNKYINTIVMFSVMMFISSFAGADDKHINKKHSEAGITCIDCHQTETPIKAAPQKYCIECHAGMEAKEITTLKSTDGKEYSVNPHNAHTGSLRCTLCHHIHSPSVLYCNKECHHSFTVSVP from the coding sequence ATGTTTAATAATAAATATATAAATACTATTGTAATGTTTTCTGTAATGATGTTCATATCCTCTTTTGCAGGAGCAGATGACAAACATATAAATAAAAAGCATTCTGAAGCAGGGATCACATGCATTGACTGCCATCAGACAGAAACTCCTATTAAGGCAGCGCCTCAGAAGTATTGCATAGAATGCCATGCCGGTATGGAAGCCAAAGAAATAACTACGCTGAAAAGCACTGACGGAAAAGAATATTCTGTAAACCCACATAATGCTCACACAGGTTCCTTAAGGTGTACATTATGCCATCATATTCATTCCCCTTCAGTGCTCTACTGCAATAAAGAGTGTCACCATTCATTCACAGTAAGCGTACCGTAG